The following proteins come from a genomic window of Triticum aestivum cultivar Chinese Spring chromosome 6A, IWGSC CS RefSeq v2.1, whole genome shotgun sequence:
- the LOC123128929 gene encoding putative F-box protein PP2-B12, giving the protein MDCAAAAAAIYRLPEECVAHAIAMTTPGDALSSSAVSPAFRAAADSDAVWDCFLPRDHAAVLTRADDDDCRECSMSKKELFTCLCSRPVLLDGATMSFGLDRRSGAKCWMLSARALSIVWADDPSCWTWTADLPGSRFPEVAELVDVCWLEITGKLQLSLLTPQTTYAAYLVYAIADDSYGLECNIGILPPKGTVTVVVSGSGTKPTLTAVSTSTENTICLQHMQGEEETAMHRRRQEYVRPRKNYGWKLVREADMDIRCPRRRGDDGWTEVELGEFAVDDEEDGVVEVSLKEVECRRWKRGLIVQGIEIRPKHTN; this is encoded by the exons ATGGactgtgcggcggcggcggcggcgatctacCGGCTGCCGGAGGAGTGCGTGGCGCACGCGATCGCGATGACGACGCCGGGGGACGCGCTCAGCTCCTCGGCCGTGTCCCCGGCGTTCCGGGCCGCGGCCGACTCCGACGCCGTCTGGGACTGCTTCCTGCCGCGCGACCATGCCGCCGTGCTCACCCGCGCCGACGACGATGACTGCCGCGAGTGCTCCATGTCCAAGAAGGAGCTGTTCACGTGCCTCTGCAGCCGCCCGGTCCTCCTCGACGGCGCCACCATG AGCTTCGGGCTGGACAGGCGGAGCGGCGCCAAATGCTGGATGCTGTCGGCGAGGGCGCTGAGCATCGTGTGGGCCGACGACCCCTCCTGCTGGACGTGGACTGCCGACCTTCCCGGATCACG GTTTCCTGAGGTGGCCGAGCTTGTGGACGTGTGCTGGCTGGAGATCACGGGGAAGCTACAGCTCTCCCTGCTCACCCCACAGACCACCTACGCAGCCTACCTCGTCTACGCCATCGCCGACGACTCCTACGGCCTCGAGTGCAACATTGGCATCCTGCCACCCAAGGGCACGGTCACCGTCGTCGTCTCCGGCAGCGGTACCAAGCCGACATTGACCGCGGTGTCCACGTCGACAGAGAACACTATCTGCCTGCAGCACATGCAGGGGGAGGAGGAGACGGCGATGCACCGACGGAGGCAGGAGTACGTGCGGCCACGGAAGAACTACGGGTGGAAGCTGGTCAGGGAGGCCGACATGGACATCAGGTGCCCGCGGCGGAGAGGGGACGACGGGTGGACGGAGGTCGAGCTGGGCGAGTTCGCCGTGGACGACGAGGAGGACGGGGTGGTGGAGGTGAGCCTCAAGGAGGTGGAATGCCGGCGGTGGAAGAGAGGGCTCATCGTGCAGGGCATCGAGATAAGGCCCAAGCACACGAACTAA